ATGGAAGAGAAACCTTTAGTATGCTTTGCCGCTTCTGGCGGCGCGCGTATGCAAGAAGGGTTATTATCTTTGATGCAAATGGCAAGAACCGCAGCGGCTGTTGAGCGCATGCGTTTGGCCGGTATTCCTTATATCGTAGTATTAACCAACCCTGTATATGGCGGCGTTACCGCCTCCTTGGCGATGTTAGGTGATATTCATCTGGCGGAGCCTAAAGCCATGATTGGTTTTGCGGGTAAGCGGGTCATTGAGCAGACGGTACGGGAGACTTTAGAGGAGCCATTCCAGCGTGCAGAGTTCTTGTTAGAGCATGGGGTGATTGATGAAGTAGTTCATCGGCATCAGCTTATAGACACCACTTATCGACTGCTCGCAAAATTGTGTAATAAGCCCAACGTTGATGCTTAGAGTCAGCGTTACTGCTTAAAGCTAATTCTAACCTAAGCCCTGTTTAGCTTGTTATTGTTAACCTAGCTTTTAACACCTTTAAATAGCATTTATCGTCATGAGCGATAAATGCTATTTTTAGTTTGGCGGTAATAATTTAATTTTGGTTTTAAGTCCGGTTGTTATACACTGCCTTTGAGTTTGGTTTGAATATTGATTTTGGTTGATAACTTGTGCTCAATCTTAGTTTCTCGCTTTAAGGCTTTTCACTTATAGGTTCTTTTATGCCCGCATCTTCTACTTCTAATAATATTGATTCTAATAGTCCCACCAGTGCTTCTACGCTTAGCGAATGGCTGGATTATATGCAGCAAATCCATGTCTCAGCGATAGATATGGGGCTGTCACGAGTGCTGCCAGTTGCTGAGCAATTGGGCGTGGTGCAGTCAGCAAAAGATGATGCTTATGTGTTCACAGTCGCAGGCACCAATGGTAAAGGCTCGACGACGGCGGTAATCAGTGCGATGTGCCAGAGTGCAGGCTATAAAACGGCCTTATATCAATCGCCGCATTTAAGTGTCTTTAATGAGCGTGTGCGTATTAATGGCGAGATGGTTAGTGATCAAACTTTGATTGCAGCCTTTAATAAAGTAGAAAGAGCTAGGCTTGATTGCGGCTTGACCTTATCATTTTTTGAGATGACTACTTTAGCGGCATTATTGATATTTGCTGAGGCTGACTGCGATGTTTGGGTTTTAGAGGTAGGCTTGGGTGGGCGCTTGGATGTGGTCAATATCATAGATCCAGATATGGCGGTAATAACCAATATTGGCATCGACCACGTTGATTGGTTAGGGGATAATCTTGAGGACATTGGACGCGAGAAAGCGGGCATCTTGCGTAAAGATATTACGCTGATTTATGGCGCCGCCGCTATGCCTAATAGTATCCAACAAACCATTAGCAGCAATAACGTAACTGCTTATCAAGTAGAACAAGACTTTAGTTATGATGTCCTCGATGAGCAAACTTGGCAGTATAGTAACGCTGCTGTGACTATGCAGCTGCCGCGTCCAGCATTGTCGCTTATGAACACCGCTAATGCGCTATCAGCAGTGCTAGCAAGCCCACTGAATGTAAGCGTTACAGCTATTGAGCAAGCACTGAAAAAGGTAAAGCTAGCCGGGCGTTTTGATTATCGTAGGCTCAAAGACCGCCATTGGTTGTTTGATGTGGCGCATAATGAGCAAGGGGTTGAGTTCTTATTGGCTCAATTGTTACCTTTGTGGCAACAGCATTTATCTAAGCAGCAGGCTGAGCGATCAAATAATAAAAACCCAGTCATTAAGTTATTATTCTCAATGCTGGGTGATAAAGATATCGATCAAGTGGTTCAGCGTTTAACCCAAGCTGATTTGCCTATTACCGATTGGTTCATTGCCGAGATTGACTATCCACGAGCAGCCAGCACAGCACAATTACACAGCGTATTATCGACCTATATTGAGGCTGCTGATAGGCATGAATATGCTAATTTAGCTGCAGCGACTCAGGCCGTTATTGAGGCTAGTGAACCGCAGGATTTAATTGTAGTTTGTGGCTCATTTCATACCATAGGAGAAGCGCTTGCTGCTCTGGAAAAATGCTAGACTTATCTTTGAATTGAGCGGTTTTAATGTTAATGTTAAGTACAGACTGATAGCAGACAGTACGAAAAATATACTTTATAATCAAGGTGCTTCTGTAGATTTAGGATAACCTTTAACAAGTAACGGTAAGCGCTGATGGCTCTATCATGAGCATTAATTATAGCTGCGCCGACCAATCAACCTTATTACCAACTAAGAGACGTAAACGGATGAACTTTTCGAGACAAGCCTTATTGGGCATCGGGATGATTATAGGCGGTAGCGTGATGCTATACGCCATGGTACAGCAAATTGGTTCAAGCGATGAGCAGGCTCAAGTACCGCTTATCGTCAATGAATCCACCAATGAGCAAGCATCAACGACACCATTAACTACCGATATTGATACCGAAAAAAGGATTTTGGCTCAAAAACAAAAAGAGCGTGCAGCACGAGTGGCTGAACAAGAAAAGCGGGCGGAACAATTCTTAGCTGAACAAGAGAGCGCTGAGGCGCAAGCTTTGGCAAAAGCACGTGCTGAAAATGAACAATACAGAGAAAATACGACCACCACTGGCGGTGACGCAGACAGCCCAGAAGCGGCGCAGGAAACCCCAGCTACTGATTCGCAGCCTATTGCTAATAAGGTTACAAGCACAACAAACAGTGTCACAACCAAAGAAATCGCAGAGACCAAAAAGCTAGTAGAAGCTGCTGATGCTGCACTAAAAGAAGCACAAATAAAAAAGCAAGCTGAAGCGAAAAAGCAAGCAGAAGAACGAGCGGCGGCTGAGCGTAAAAAACAGGCCGAAGAAAAAGCGGCTGCCGAAGCCGCTAAAAACGAGCCCCCCAAAGCACCAACCGATTATACAGTTAAACGTGGTGACGGCTTATTAAAGCTGGCCCGTCAATATAATGTGCCAGTTGAGGCTTTAGCACAGGCTAATGATATATCGCCGTCGGCAAGCTTGCAGGTTGGTCAGGATTTAACCATTCCTTCTCGTAAGCAAATCCAGCGTTTAGAGCGTGAAGCTGCTGCTGCCGAAAAGGCACGTGAAGAAAAGCGTAAAAAAGAGCAAGCGCTGGCTAAAAAGTCAGCTGATGCCAAACGAGACGCCCAGCAAAAGTTACGAGAAGCGCGTCAGGAAGCTAAAGCAACCGATGCGAAAGGTGATTTTGGTGTCCAAGTGGCTTTAGCCAGCAACCAAGCAGCCGCTGATGAAGTCGCCAAAAAATTTAAAGCAGCGGGCTATGAGGTTAAAACCAGTGCCACCAGTCGCGGTGTAAGAGTTATCGTTGGCCCTGAGCGTGGTAAAGTGGCGGCGCTGGCATTAAAAGATAAAGTAAATAGCGATCCTAATGTCGATACCACCAGTGCTTGGGTGTTGTACTGGCGTTAATTTTTTATCTGCCAGTCATACAACTAATAACAAAGCTTTCAGAACACGACATATATTGTCGTGTTTTGTGGTTTAAGGATTGTAGATAAGGGTCTGCTAAGGTAGTATGCCCTCATTTATAGTTTATTACTCTTTTCTGTAACCCGTGTTGACCTCCAATGGTCATCACGCTGTGATTGGCTGCTCTATTTAAGCTTATCTTAAAACCTTAAAACCAGTCATCCTAAACATTTTATAAGGCAATATTATGTCATTTGGCATGATTTTTTTGGTATTGGCGCTAGGTTTTTTGGGACTGATTACGTTACCAAAGCTACTATCAAGATATCGCTCAACTTCCAAAAGTATAGAACCTACTCCACAGCCTGTACGCGGTGATGACTTAGCCATTTGGCCATTTGCACCGATGCCCATTATGACCGATACCGAAGTTATTTTTTTTCATAAGCTTAAAAATGCGTTGCCGGAATATCATATTTTTGTCCAAGTGCAGCTCTCACGTATTATTGAAGCCAATAGTGAGGAAACGAGCGAGCGTAGCTTTTGGTTCAATCGTATCTGTCGCCAAAGTGTTGATTATGTGGTGACCGATGTTGATGGGCAGACGACCTTGGTTGCCATTGAGCTTGATGACTGGACGCACAGTAGTAAATCAAGACAAAAAGCCGATGATAAAAAGGATAAAGCCCTTGCCAGTGCGGGTATTGCCATTGTACGCTTTCATGCCGAGCGCATGCCCAGCGCTGATATGCTCAGATATGAGCTGATGCAAGTCATTGAGAATTACTAGTTCTTAACTTAGTATGAGTTGAAAAGTAGTATTAATTTAAAAGCTGCACAAACTATTTAATGCTAATTATCTGCTGCATTTTGATGTTGAGGATAGATAACTACGGGCTTATCACCTTCAAAATATAAACCTGTTCTCGGTAGCCAATCATCTTCCCTTTGATTTAACTCTACTGCTTTAGTTTGAGGTCCATCATAAAAACTGCGTTTGGTAAACCATTCGATATAATGTGCTAAGCGCAGTTGACTGCTCTCTAGCCGTGTAAGATTAGCTTTATCCCGTCTATCGCACCATTTATGCATGGGAAAGCTTGGTGACAACCAATCAGGCCAGTTAAATTGACTTAAATCAGTTAGATTCATGGGCAAAAAGAATCTGCCCTTTATCAGCGCATAACGCTTATCAATTTTGACTTGTCCCTGACTCTCGGTCTCTACCCACACCGCACGAAACTGCTTGGTTTGCATATAAGTCATTTTACGTTCTAAGTTGTCATTGGAGTTGATACCGACCCAGTTTTCAGGGGCAAACGGGGGCGAACCCATAAAGAACTTAATCGCCAGCTCCCAATGTTCTACTTGCGCCTCTTTATGATTGTACAAGATCAAATCCAGCTCGCCCGTAGTTTGCTTGCCACTATAAAGCTGTATATTGTTAGCGAGGGTCTCATAAGGATGCAGCCTGCGTGCATAGCCATCTTCTAACCAAAATGCTAACAAACCCTCAAAATGGAAGCCCAAACGATTAGGGCTGGGACGGGCTAGCAAATAACGAGTCAGTTCTTGATAAGCACTAGTATTATCCAGCTCATGTAAGCGCAGCTGATAAGCGTTAAATTGGGCTAACCAAAAATCAGCAGGGTGTACAGAAATGCTATGAGTGTTTTGATGCGGCGCAAAATCTAACCATTGGGTCAGGACGTTTGGGCAGGCCAATACATAAGCCAAATCACGCACGTAAGGTCGCCGAAAAGCTTCCCATGGCGCATTATCTATAAGGGCAAAAGAGGGCTGAGCAGCCTGCTTGGACATAACATAGACCAACTTAAACAATAAGCATTTACCCTAACGTCTTACTGGATAAAAGTCTATAGGTCGTTATCAGATGTTAAACTGGCGCACAGTTGACAATATATCGTTATGACCTATAATCAATAGACAATATATAAGATTAAATAATATTTAGGAGCAAAATATGAATTATCTTTTACAAGTTGATTTCCCTTATAGTGGTCCTTTTGGTGATGAATTTTTCACTGAAATGGAAGGACTTGCTCAAGACATTGCTACCGAAAACGGTCTGGTCTATAAGTTATGGACAGAAAACGAAGAGACTCAAGAAGCGGGCGGGATTTATGTCTTTGATAATTTAGACGATGCTAACAGATACCTAGCCAAGCATACCGAACGTTTGACATCATTTGGCTTTAGCGATATAAAATCAAAAGTATTTAAAATCAACGAAGAGTTGAGTAAGATTACTAAAGCGTCTGTTTAAGCTCATTATTGGTATAAATAAAAGCTAGCGCTATCAACCCAAAAAAAAGCCAACCATTGAAAACAATGATTGGCTTTTCTATTTAACTAAGTATTTGGTCGGAACGGCAGGATTTGAACCTGCGACCCCTACACCCCCAGTGTAGTGCGCTACCAGACTGCGCTACGCCCCGAATGACTGACTATTCTACCCAAAATCTTCTAGATTGCAAGGGCTAATTATTGTAGTTAACCGTTGCAAGCTGATTTTAGCCATAATAGTCGTCTTTACTTAATAAAATACTAACCGAGCAGCTCTTTTAAGATCTGATTGACCTGTTGTGGATTGGCGCTACCACGGCTGGCTTTCATTACTTGGCCGACTAGACCGTTAAAGGCTTTTTGTTTGCCGCCTTTATACTCATCGACCATGGTTTGATTATTAGCAATGACTTCCTCGACCATCGCTTTAATCGCACCAGTATCGGTTTCTTGCTTAAGGCCTTTTTCTTCAATAATTATATCAGCTGCGTGGTCAGCATCACCGCCCGCGCGTTCGTATAGAGCACTGAAGACTTTTTTGGCCAGTTTGCCAGATAGGGTGTCATCATCGATACGTTTAAGCATACCAGCTAATTGCTTGGCACTGATAGGGGAGTCAATAATATTTTTATCGTCTTTGTTGAGTGCACCAAGCAAGTCACCCATGACCCAGTTGGCGGCCATCTTGGCGTTTTTTTGCCCGACCTCAGTGACTACGTCTTCAAAATAATCAGCAAGCTGACGGCTACCGGTTAAGGTGCGGGCATCGTACTCAGATAGTTCAAGTGCTTCTTCAAAGCGAGCACGGCGTGCTACTGGTAGCTCAGGCATTGCTGCTTTAATAGCGTCAATGGTATGCTGCTCAATACGTACGGGTAGCAAGTCAGGATCAGGGAAGTAGCGATAATCATCAGCGTTCTCTTTGGTGCGCATGATACGGGTTTGATCTTTGTCCGCATCATAGAGCATCGTTGCCTGTACTACTTTACCGCCATCTTCGATAATATCGATTTGACGCTCAATTTCACGATTGATAGCACGCTCGATGAAACGAAATGAGTTTAAGTTTTTCAGCTCAGTACGTGTACCTAGTTGCTCGCCGGGCTTGCGCACAGAGACGTTACAGTCGCAGCGAAACGAGCCCTCTGCCATCACCGCATCAGAGATACCGAGCCACGTTACCAATTGGTGAATCGCTCTAATGTAAGCCAAAGCTTCATCAGCTGAGCGCATATCAGGCTCGGAGACGATTTCGATGAGCGGCGTGCCAGCACGGTTCAAATCCACCCCCGTCATGCCATCGACGGCATCGTGTACCGACTTGCCCGCATCTTCTTCCAAGTGCGCGCGGGTGATACCCATGCGTTTGGGATATTCGTTTTTCTCGCCCTCATTAACCACCACATCGATATAGCCTTTACCAACGATAGGATTAGCCATTTGGGTGATTTGGTAGCCTTTGGGCAAGTCGGGATAAAAGTAATTTTTGCGATCAAAAGTGTTGAACAGTCCTAGCTCCGCATTGACGCCGATACCGAATTTTAAAGCACGATCAACCACACCTGTGTTTAATACCGGTAGTACCCCGGGCAAGCCTAAATCAATGATACTCGCTTGAGTGTTAGGCTCATGTCCAAAGTCAGTAGGCGCACTTGAAAATATCTTACTCTCAGTATTGAGCTGACAGTGAATTTCGATTCCAATGACCACTTCATAACCGTCTACCAGCAATTCTTTACGGACGGCTGGATCATTTGTAGTTGCTGTATTCATTATACCGTCTCCTTGGCGATAGGTGAGTGCTGCAGATGATGATCAGTATGCTGCTGGAACAGATGGGCGGTGGCCAGTAGTTTACTTTCTTGCCAATACTGCCCAATGAGTTGCAAGCCTACAGGCAATCCTGCCGACGTTAAGCCCACGGGCTGACTGAGCGCTGGCAGACCTGCGAGGTTGACACCGATGGTATAAACGTCGCCCAAATACATAGAAGCAGGGTCGAGATTTTCACTGAGCTTATAAGCTGCTGTAGGCGCGGTTGGACTGGCAATAACATCACAACTGGCAAAGGCTTTATTAAAGTCCTCCACGATCATTCGGCGCACTTTTTGTGCTTTGGTATAATAAGCGTCGAAATAACCAGCCGATAGCGCATAAGTACCCGTCAAGATACGGCGCTGCACTTCAGGACCAAAGCCTTCAGAGCGTGAGCGGGTATATAGATCAAGCAAGTCTTTAGGATCTTCACAGCGATAACCAAAACGTACCCCATCGAAGCGTGATAAGTTTGAAGAGGCTTCAGCAGGTGCCAGCATGTAATAGGTAGCAAGGGTAATATCAGGATCAGTAATATTCACTTCAACAATCGTTGCGCCTAAATCTTCGTACTGTTTTAGCGCCGTGCGTACCGTTTGTTCGACTTCGGCGTTTAAACCTTTGGTAAAGTACTCTTTGGCAACGCCAATACGTAAGCCTTCTAGTGGTTTAGGATTGTCAGCAGCGGCATTCTCAGCGTCATTGATATCCTGTACATAGTCAGGAACCTCACGTTCAATAGAGGTAGCATCACGGGGATCGTAGCCAGTCATCGGTTGGAGTAAGTAGGCACAGTCTTTAGCGCTACGCCCCATGCTACCGGCTTGATCAAGGCTTGAGGCGTAAGCGATCATGCCAAAGCGTGAGACCCGTCCATAAGTGGGTTTGATGCCGGTTAAACCGCAAAATGAAGCGGGCTGACGAATAGAGCCGCCCGTATCACTGGCCGTAGCTACAGGTACGAAACCTGCTGCAACCGCAGAGGCACTACCACCAGAGGAGCCGCCAGGCACGTGATCTAAATTCCAAGGATTATGAACTGCGCCGTAATAAGAGCTAACATTATCAGAACCCATCGCAAACTCATCCATATTGAGTTTACCGAGACTAATCATGCCAACTTTATCGATATTTGAGACAATAGTCGCATTATAAGGCGAGATAAAATTGTGTAGCATTTTAGAGCCACAAGTGGTTAGCACCCCTTGGGTACAAAAGATATCTTTGTGCGCCATAGGTATGCCAAGCAAAGGGCGTTTGTCGCCTTGCGCGCGCATCTCATCCGCCGCTTTTGCTTGCGCGCGTGCGGTATCAGAGGTGCTGGTGATAAAACTATTGATTTTATTATCTAACGCTTCAATACGTTTAATATAATGTTCGGTCAGCTCAAGACTGCTAAACTGCTTATCTTGCAAGCCAGCAATCAGCTGTTCGGTACTTAAGAGATGCATCTCAGACATAAGAGGTCGTCCGTCAAAAGGGTAACTGGTTAAAATGAAGAGAGTAGAAAGGCGTTGATGGCATGCTACTCAATAACTTGTGGCACTAGGTACAAGCCGTTTTCAACAGCAGGAGCCACCGATTGATTGCGTTCGCGATTGATATCATGGTGAGCCACGTCCGCACGCAGTTCTTGACATACTTCATGAATGTTTGAAAGTGGCACTATATCGGTAGTATCGACGCTACTTAGGGTCTGCATAAGGGACAATACTTTGCTGATGTCGTCAGCGTAGCTATTGGCAGTATCTTCATCGATACCTAAACGGGCAAGGTTAGCCACTTCTAAAATCTCTTGGCGACTGACATTACTGTTATCAGTCTCGGGCGTTTGCTGTGACATGGTCTCTCCAATTAAAGACTGTTTTTGTTAGACTAAAGCTTAGGGCTGGCATGCTATTTATATTCAGCTTAAATCTTACTGATCAGCAGTGTAATCTTAACAGCTCAACCCATACGACAATAATCGATAGCGTATTATAAAGCATCTGCAGTAAGTTTACAGAGTAGGGTACAAGCTTGTCGCATAATTACTATATTACTTGCCCTAATCTGGGCGTTATAGAGGCCATCGAAAGGTTATTGATTTATTATCAAGCGCTTACCTATGAATCAGACGACAAATAAGTTACAGTAAGCACACATTAAGTTATTTGCACAGTCAATGAAGTAGAATTAATGCACTAATGTAAAGTCTTAAACTGGCTTAACTATCATAGCCATTACTGTCATTGTGAATCTTTTATAAATTCTAGCATTTAACACTAGAATGAAGGCTACTTGATGTAAATATCTGTGTTTTTTTTGGGTTAAATCGGTATAATTTAGCTCAATTTTATCATTGTTGTTTCAGTTCGACTGGATGCGTGGGCAGACTTTACTGTTAACTATCTTACAACGAGCTACGCACCGTGGACGAGTAACGCCTCTGTCATCTCATTCGCCTCATTTGCCTTATTTTAAAGCGCTGGATAAATTAGTCATGAACCCGTTTGGATTTTTATCAAATAATATCGCAATCGACCTTGGTACTGCGAATACCCTCATCTTTGTTCCTAACAAAGGAGTGGTACTCGATGAGCCTACCGTCGTTGCTCTACGTAGTAATCGTACTCAAAACCCTACTGTCGCTGCTGTTGGAATCGATGCCAAGCAAATGCTAGGGCGTACCCCTGCTAATATTACTGCTATCCGTCCCTTAAAGGATGGAGTGATTGCTGATTTTGAAGTTACTCAAAAGATGCTTAAACACTTTATCAGTAAAGTTAAAGCCAAGCGCTTTATGGCTCAGCCTAATGTAGTGGTCTGTGTTCCTTGCAAGTCTACTTTGGTTGAACGCAAAGCCATTCGTGAAGCAGTCTCATCAGCGGGCGCTAATAAAGTCTTATTGTTAGAAGAGCCTATGGCGGCAGCTATTGGTGCCGGTATGCCGGTTCATGAAGCCAGCGGTTCGATGGTGGTAGATATCGGCGGCGGCACTACTGAGATTGCCGTTATCGCCTTATCTGGCTGTGTCTATTCTGAATCCATACGCATTGGCGGGGATATGTTTGATGAGGCCATCATTACCCACGTACGTCGTACTCATGGTTGTGTGATTGGTGAAACCACTGCTGAGCGGATCAAGCAAGAAGTGGGCTCGGCGCTGAACGAAGAGCAAATGCTAGAAGTGGAGGTTCGTGGGCGTAGTATGGCGGAGGGTGTGCCTAAAACTTTTACTGTGAACTCAGAAGAGATTCAAAAAGCTTTGAGTGATCCATTAGGTGGCATTGTCAGTGCGGTCAAAGCTGCCCTTGAGCAAACGCCTCCTGAACTATCATCAGATATCGCTGAGCGTGGTATTGTCTTAACTGGTGGTGGGGCTTTGCTACGTGACTTAGATAAGCTTATCTCAAAAGAGACAGGATTACCGGTAACAGTAGCCGAGGATCCTTTAACCTGCGTGAGCCGCGGCGGTGGTAAAGCGCTTGACTTTATTAATAACAAAAGCTTAAACATGATCTTTGTCTAAATAACAATTTATACCATAAGTTTATTATCAAACAAAATCGCCCTAATAGCGTTTGGGGCGATTTTAAAGCTATATTTTTAAAGCCATAGTTGTTATTGCCCAGCAATGATTAGTACGACTAACGCAGTTTACGCTATCGCTATGACTGCCACCTCCTAATATTTAATACCCTACGCTGGGTATCGATCAGATTAAATCCTTATGGTCCCAAGTATCTTTGCTCGCCAACCTTTATCATTACGTATCACTGCTATTGTCTTAATAGTAGCGCTACTATTGATGTGGTTTGATAGCAAAAACCCAGAATGGTTTGATCCGCTGCGTAATACCAGCCATGCCGCCATGCAGCCCATTTATCAGTTTTCATTATTGCCCAGTTACGCCGAGCATTGGGCGAGTACTGGGGTGCGCTCAAAAGAAGCGCTGCGCCGTGAAAACATAAAGCTTAAGTCGCAACTGATTCACGCTCAAGCTAAGCTGCAACAGCAAGACTATATTTTGGCGCAAAATGCTCGGCTACAAGGCATTTTATCGACTACCAAGCCTGAGCAGTTTGATCTAAATTTAGCCCAAGTCATTGGGACAGATACCAACCCACTCAAGCAAATTGTAGTCATTAATAAAGGCGAACGCGATGGGGTGCAGGTTGGACAAACCGTTATTGATGAAAAAGGTATTTTGGGACAAATTATTAATGTTTATCCCAATACCAGCCGCTTATTATTGATTACTGATGAGCAGCAATCGGTTGCAGTAACCGTAAAGCGTACCGGTCAGCGTGCTATTGTTAATGGTGAGGGTATACCCACTTCGCTACGCCTAAATTACGTGTTCAAAACTTCAGATGTGCGCGTTGGTGATGAGCTGGTTTCATCGGGGCTCGGTGGTCGTATTCCAGCAGGTTATCGAGTTGGCAAGATTGCTCATATTCAAGACACACCAACGGATAACTTTAGAGATATTGAAGTGACACCCGCCGCTAACTTTATTGATAATGCTTATGTGCTAGTTTTGCAGGATAAGATGACCGCGAGCACAGTTGAACGACCAGCTATTAATACTACTCCCACTGCTGATCCAACAAATAATATGGCAATAGATGCCGACAGGTGAGCTCAGTCTCAGATATAATAAACGCTATATTCATAGTTGACGCATAAGCGCTTTTTCATCACCATGAATAGTTGATAAGCATCTTTAAGGCAAGCATTCATGGCGTATCCCGAATCTGAACACGCAACTGGCACATTGCTAATAGCAATTGCCCTAAGCTTTATTATAGCCTCCTCATTAAATGTTTATCCTTTAAGCTCAAGCATGGCAAATTTGCGCCCCATGATTATGATCATGGTGCTTATCTTTTGGTTATTGTTCCAGCCGCGTCACGTAGGCATTTTTACCGCTTTTGCTGTTGGACTAATTGCTGATTTGTTACTCGATACACTACTAGGTCAACAAGCGTTTTCTGCGGTGATGGTAGCATTTTTTATCAAGCTGATGAGTATTTACGTGAAACAGTTGAATACTAGCATTGCTTGGTTGATAGCAGGATTAGCGCTGATCGTATTCCAGCTATGCTTATGGGCGCTACAAGCGATTACCCAAAGTGTCTTTACGATGCAAGCCAGCTTATCTTTATTGATGAGTATTTTAAGTTGGCCGCTAATATTATTAGTTTTACGCCGCTTCACTCGCTAATCCAACACTACCTACAATACTCTGCTAAAAAGCCCTACAGAGCTGGTTTCTCTAGCTTAGTTTTTCCTAAACGGTTTATACTGCGCAGGTTGTGATTGGCACCAGCAAATTATTAGCATGATCCAAATAAGAGAATAACCATGGATATTATTTTAGCCTCCGGCTCACCACGTCGCCGTGA
This sequence is a window from Psychrobacter jeotgali. Protein-coding genes within it:
- the mreC gene encoding rod shape-determining protein MreC produces the protein MVPSIFARQPLSLRITAIVLIVALLLMWFDSKNPEWFDPLRNTSHAAMQPIYQFSLLPSYAEHWASTGVRSKEALRRENIKLKSQLIHAQAKLQQQDYILAQNARLQGILSTTKPEQFDLNLAQVIGTDTNPLKQIVVINKGERDGVQVGQTVIDEKGILGQIINVYPNTSRLLLITDEQQSVAVTVKRTGQRAIVNGEGIPTSLRLNYVFKTSDVRVGDELVSSGLGGRIPAGYRVGKIAHIQDTPTDNFRDIEVTPAANFIDNAYVLVLQDKMTASTVERPAINTTPTADPTNNMAIDADR
- a CDS encoding rod shape-determining protein, whose translation is MNPFGFLSNNIAIDLGTANTLIFVPNKGVVLDEPTVVALRSNRTQNPTVAAVGIDAKQMLGRTPANITAIRPLKDGVIADFEVTQKMLKHFISKVKAKRFMAQPNVVVCVPCKSTLVERKAIREAVSSAGANKVLLLEEPMAAAIGAGMPVHEASGSMVVDIGGGTTEIAVIALSGCVYSESIRIGGDMFDEAIITHVRRTHGCVIGETTAERIKQEVGSALNEEQMLEVEVRGRSMAEGVPKTFTVNSEEIQKALSDPLGGIVSAVKAALEQTPPELSSDIAERGIVLTGGGALLRDLDKLISKETGLPVTVAEDPLTCVSRGGGKALDFINNKSLNMIFV
- the mreD gene encoding rod shape-determining protein MreD, which encodes MAYPESEHATGTLLIAIALSFIIASSLNVYPLSSSMANLRPMIMIMVLIFWLLFQPRHVGIFTAFAVGLIADLLLDTLLGQQAFSAVMVAFFIKLMSIYVKQLNTSIAWLIAGLALIVFQLCLWALQAITQSVFTMQASLSLLMSILSWPLILLVLRRFTR